A stretch of Bradyrhizobium sp. CCBAU 53338 DNA encodes these proteins:
- a CDS encoding M48 family metalloprotease produces the protein MLLQIALRKKASTLTAVVTAAAMALSPFASARAQEGKGPPVLRDTETEQLLREYTRPILRVAGLEKQNIRMVIINDSTFNAFVADGRRIFVNYGAILQSETPNQLIGVLAHETGHLAGGHLAKLREQLAGAQTQMIIAMLLGAGALAAGASRGGNNGLANAGAAAIAGPQEMIRRSLLSYQRQQEENADRAGVKFLTATQQSPKGMYETFKRFTSESLFAARGADPYLQSHPMPAERVAALQEFASTSPYWDKMDDPALQLRHDMVRAKISAFMERPETVYRRYPQTNDSLPARYARAISTYLHGDLRSALSQIDALIAVQPNNPYFYEVRGQALLESGKPADAIAPLRKAVALSNNAPLIEMLLGQALVGTDNKAYTDDAIKILRAAVAREPEAPIGFTQLAMAYGRKGDYAEADLASAQAAYLRGDNKTARELATRAKTRFAVGTPGWVRADDIVASKPPRN, from the coding sequence ATGTTGCTCCAGATCGCATTGCGCAAGAAGGCCTCGACGCTGACCGCCGTTGTCACGGCAGCGGCCATGGCGCTGTCACCGTTCGCCTCGGCGCGGGCGCAGGAGGGCAAAGGACCGCCGGTCCTGCGCGACACCGAAACCGAGCAGCTTCTGCGCGAATATACGCGCCCGATCCTGCGCGTTGCGGGCCTGGAGAAGCAGAATATCCGGATGGTGATCATCAACGACAGCACGTTCAATGCGTTCGTTGCCGATGGCCGCCGCATCTTCGTCAATTACGGCGCGATCCTCCAGTCGGAGACGCCGAACCAGCTGATCGGCGTGCTCGCGCACGAGACCGGGCATCTGGCCGGCGGCCATCTGGCCAAGCTGCGCGAGCAACTCGCGGGTGCCCAGACCCAGATGATCATCGCCATGCTGCTTGGCGCAGGTGCGCTGGCGGCAGGCGCCAGCCGCGGCGGCAATAACGGCCTCGCCAATGCCGGCGCCGCCGCGATCGCCGGACCGCAGGAGATGATCCGCCGTTCGCTGTTGTCCTATCAACGCCAGCAGGAAGAGAACGCCGACCGGGCCGGCGTGAAATTCCTGACCGCGACCCAGCAGTCGCCGAAGGGCATGTACGAGACCTTCAAGCGCTTCACCAGCGAGAGCCTGTTCGCGGCGCGCGGCGCCGATCCTTATCTCCAGTCGCACCCGATGCCCGCCGAGCGCGTCGCGGCGCTCCAGGAGTTTGCCAGCACCAGTCCGTATTGGGACAAGATGGACGATCCCGCGCTCCAGCTCCGGCACGACATGGTGCGCGCCAAGATCTCGGCCTTCATGGAGCGGCCCGAGACGGTGTACCGCCGCTACCCCCAGACCAACGACAGCTTGCCGGCGCGCTATGCCCGCGCCATCAGCACCTATCTGCACGGCGATTTGCGCAGTGCGCTGAGCCAGATCGACGCGCTGATCGCGGTGCAGCCGAACAACCCGTACTTCTACGAGGTCCGCGGCCAGGCCCTGCTGGAAAGCGGCAAGCCGGCCGACGCGATCGCCCCCCTGCGCAAGGCTGTCGCACTCTCGAACAATGCCCCCCTCATCGAGATGTTACTTGGGCAGGCTCTGGTTGGAACCGATAATAAGGCCTACACGGACGACGCCATCAAGATTCTCCGTGCCGCGGTGGCGCGCGAGCCCGAGGCGCCGATCGGCTTCACCCAGCTCGCGATGGCCTATGGCCGGAAGGGAGATTATGCCGAGGCGGATCTCGCCTCCGCCCAGGCCGCGTATTTGCGCGGCGACAACAAGACCGCTCGCGAGCTCGCCACGCGTGCGAAAACCCGTTTCGCCGTCGGCACGCCCGGATGGGTCAGGGCCGACGACATCGTTGCGTCGAAACCGCCGCGCAACTAG
- a CDS encoding DsbA family protein — protein sequence MPSLRLFAPALFALAIFGATGPASADSFSDAQRTDIEAIIKNYLVSHPEVLEEAMTELSKRQADAETKKHEASVAQNSDAIFNSPRQVVLGNKDGDVTFVEFFDYNCGYCKRAMSDMLDLMKSDPKLKIVLKEFPVLSQGSVEAAQVAVAVRMQDPTGKKYLDFHQKLLGGRGAADKARAMQAAKEAGLDTARIEKDMANPEVRATIEENFKLAEAMGMNGTPSYVIGKQIVVGAIGLEGLKEKIGLARCGKATC from the coding sequence ATGCCTTCGCTGCGCCTGTTTGCTCCCGCGCTGTTTGCGCTCGCCATCTTCGGCGCAACGGGACCGGCTTCGGCCGACAGCTTCTCGGATGCCCAGCGCACCGATATCGAGGCGATCATCAAGAACTACCTCGTCAGCCATCCTGAAGTGCTCGAGGAGGCCATGACCGAGCTCAGCAAGCGCCAGGCCGACGCCGAGACCAAGAAGCACGAGGCCAGCGTCGCGCAGAACTCGGACGCGATCTTTAACTCGCCGCGCCAGGTCGTGCTCGGCAACAAGGACGGTGACGTCACCTTCGTCGAGTTCTTCGATTACAATTGCGGCTACTGCAAGCGCGCGATGAGCGACATGCTGGACCTGATGAAGTCCGATCCCAAGCTGAAGATCGTGCTGAAGGAGTTCCCGGTGCTGAGCCAGGGCTCGGTCGAGGCGGCGCAGGTCGCCGTCGCGGTGCGCATGCAGGATCCCACCGGCAAGAAGTATCTCGACTTCCACCAGAAGCTGCTCGGCGGTCGTGGCGCCGCAGACAAGGCACGCGCGATGCAGGCGGCGAAGGAAGCGGGCCTCGACACCGCCAGAATCGAGAAGGACATGGCCAACCCCGAAGTGCGCGCCACCATCGAGGAGAACTTCAAGCTCGCCGAAGCGATGGGCATGAACGGCACGCCGAGCTACGTGATCGGCAAGCAGATCGTGGTCGGCGCCATCGGCCTCGAGGGCCTCAAGGAAAAGATCGGCCTCGCCCGCTGCGGCAAGGCGACCTGCTGA
- a CDS encoding DUF1236 domain-containing protein, whose product MLNRFMISVAALALVAGTGLANAQGTMKNESGAGAQPMQHSQSSGGAAERGGSMGKESTHEKGTVGQAGGSSTMKSGASAEEKSSGAAKEEHSGREMNKNAAEEKSGATKSQRMDQRAQGQQDKSKSMSQDTSKSGAKDQKDMKAEGSKSGASTNNAENQKGTETRTNQSAQGKSSTSTTVGQAGAGAKLSTEQRTQITSVIHEEHVRPVTNVNFSISVGTRIPREGIELHALPSRVVTIYPEWRTYKFVLVKEEIVIINPDTYEIVAVLNA is encoded by the coding sequence ATGTTGAACCGCTTTATGATCTCGGTTGCCGCACTTGCACTCGTCGCAGGCACCGGTCTGGCGAACGCACAGGGCACGATGAAGAACGAGAGCGGCGCCGGCGCTCAGCCGATGCAGCACTCGCAGTCTTCGGGCGGCGCCGCCGAGCGCGGCGGCTCGATGGGCAAGGAATCGACCCATGAGAAGGGCACGGTCGGCCAGGCTGGCGGCTCCAGCACGATGAAGTCCGGCGCCTCCGCCGAGGAGAAGTCCTCCGGTGCTGCCAAGGAGGAACACTCCGGCCGTGAGATGAACAAGAACGCGGCCGAGGAGAAGTCCGGCGCCACCAAGAGCCAGCGCATGGACCAACGCGCGCAGGGTCAGCAGGACAAGTCCAAGAGCATGAGCCAGGACACCAGCAAGTCCGGCGCCAAGGACCAGAAGGACATGAAGGCTGAGGGCAGCAAGAGCGGCGCCTCGACCAACAATGCCGAGAACCAGAAGGGCACCGAGACCCGCACCAACCAGAGCGCCCAGGGCAAGAGCAGCACCAGCACGACGGTTGGCCAGGCTGGCGCCGGCGCCAAGCTCTCGACCGAGCAGCGCACCCAGATCACCTCGGTGATCCACGAGGAGCACGTGCGGCCTGTGACCAACGTGAACTTCTCGATCTCGGTCGGCACCCGCATTCCGCGCGAGGGCATCGAGCTGCACGCCCTGCCGTCGCGGGTCGTGACGATCTATCCGGAGTGGCGGACCTACAAGTTCGTCCTCGTGAAGGAGGAGATCGTGATCATCAATCCGGACACCTACGAGATCGTGGCTGTCCTGAACGCCTAG
- the aroQ gene encoding type II 3-dehydroquinate dehydratase has translation MAEPATDTILVLNGPNLNMLGTREPEKYGHATLADVEALCRETAAAFGLKADCRQSNREGELIDFIHEAHARKMKGIIINAGGYSHTSIALHDALLAVQIPTVEVHVTNIHARESFRHHSYTARAAFASLCGFGIEGYRLAIQGLAAKLGIKPKA, from the coding sequence ATGGCCGAGCCAGCAACCGACACGATCCTCGTTCTCAACGGGCCGAACCTCAACATGTTGGGGACGCGCGAGCCCGAGAAGTATGGCCATGCGACGCTGGCCGACGTCGAGGCGCTGTGCCGGGAGACGGCGGCGGCCTTCGGCCTCAAGGCCGACTGCCGGCAGTCCAACCGCGAGGGCGAACTGATCGACTTCATCCACGAGGCGCACGCCCGCAAGATGAAGGGCATCATCATCAACGCCGGCGGCTATTCGCACACCTCGATCGCGCTGCACGACGCGCTGCTCGCGGTGCAGATCCCGACCGTCGAAGTGCACGTGACCAACATCCACGCCCGCGAGAGTTTCCGTCACCATTCCTACACCGCGCGCGCGGCCTTCGCCTCGCTCTGCGGCTTCGGCATCGAGGGCTACCGCCTCGCCATCCAGGGCCTTGCCGCCAAGCTCGGCATCAAGCCCAAAGCCTGA
- the accB gene encoding acetyl-CoA carboxylase biotin carboxyl carrier protein: protein MARQPDDKAAAKFSSDDSALVRELALLLDETSLTEIEIERAGLRLRVARNISVAATMPMPVATAAPALVAAPAAAAPAAAGPDLSKHPGAVTSPMVGTAYWAPEPGAKPFVEVGSKVSVGQTLLIIEAMKTMNQIPSPRSGTVTQILIEDGQPVEFGEPLVIIE, encoded by the coding sequence ATGGCGCGCCAGCCAGACGACAAAGCAGCCGCAAAGTTTTCCAGCGACGATTCCGCGCTCGTCCGCGAGCTTGCTCTGCTGCTCGATGAGACCAGCCTCACCGAGATCGAGATCGAGCGCGCCGGCCTGCGGCTGCGCGTCGCGCGCAACATCAGCGTCGCCGCGACCATGCCGATGCCGGTCGCAACCGCGGCTCCTGCGCTCGTCGCGGCGCCTGCAGCAGCCGCTCCTGCGGCCGCCGGTCCCGATTTGTCGAAGCATCCGGGCGCCGTGACCTCGCCGATGGTCGGCACCGCCTATTGGGCGCCGGAGCCCGGCGCCAAGCCGTTCGTCGAGGTCGGCTCGAAGGTCTCGGTCGGCCAGACCCTGCTGATCATCGAAGCGATGAAGACCATGAACCAGATCCCCTCGCCGCGATCGGGCACGGTGACGCAGATCCTGATCGAAGACGGCCAGCCGGTCGAATTCGGCGAGCCGCTGGTCATCATTGAATAA
- the accC gene encoding acetyl-CoA carboxylase biotin carboxylase subunit → MFDKILIANRGEIALRILRACKELGIATVAVHSTADADAMHVRLSDESVCIGPPPSKDSYLNIPALLAACEITGADAVHPGYGFLSENARFAEILGEHNLQFIGPKAEHIRLMGDKIEAKKTAKKLGIPVVPGSDGAVGPNDDAMAIAKKIGFPVLVKAAAGGGGRGMKVAQSEADLQIALSTAANEAKSAFGDASVYLEKYLQKPRHIEIQILGDGRGGAIHLGERDCSLQRRHQKVWEEGPSPVLAAAARAKIGETCAKAMREMKYLGVGTIEFLYEDGEFYFIEMNTRIQVEHPVTESITDIDLVLEQIRIAAGGELPARQSEVQIIGHAIECRINAENPQTFRPSPGRISQYHPPGGLGVRIDSAVYQGYQIPPYYDSLVGKLIVHGKTRAECLMRLRRALDEMVVDGIETTLPLFRDLVRQDDIINGDYHIHWLEQYLAGKTEPAAK, encoded by the coding sequence ATGTTCGACAAGATTCTCATAGCCAATCGCGGCGAGATCGCCCTTCGCATCCTGCGGGCCTGCAAGGAGCTCGGCATCGCAACCGTCGCCGTGCACTCCACCGCCGACGCCGATGCCATGCATGTGCGCCTGTCGGACGAAAGCGTGTGCATCGGGCCGCCGCCGTCGAAGGACAGCTATCTCAACATTCCCGCGCTGCTCGCAGCCTGCGAGATCACCGGCGCCGATGCCGTGCATCCCGGCTACGGCTTCCTGTCGGAGAACGCGCGCTTTGCCGAGATCCTCGGCGAGCACAATCTGCAATTCATCGGCCCCAAGGCCGAGCACATCCGTCTGATGGGCGACAAGATCGAGGCCAAGAAGACCGCGAAGAAACTCGGCATCCCGGTGGTGCCCGGCTCCGACGGTGCGGTCGGCCCGAACGACGACGCGATGGCGATCGCGAAGAAGATCGGCTTCCCCGTGCTGGTGAAGGCGGCGGCAGGCGGCGGTGGCCGCGGCATGAAGGTCGCGCAGAGCGAGGCCGATCTCCAGATCGCGCTGTCGACGGCGGCCAATGAGGCGAAATCCGCCTTCGGCGACGCCTCCGTCTACCTCGAGAAATATCTCCAGAAGCCGCGCCACATCGAGATCCAGATCCTCGGCGACGGCCGCGGCGGCGCGATCCATCTCGGCGAACGCGACTGCTCGCTGCAGCGCCGCCACCAGAAGGTCTGGGAGGAAGGCCCCTCGCCCGTGCTGGCTGCGGCGGCCCGCGCCAAGATCGGCGAGACCTGCGCCAAAGCGATGCGCGAGATGAAATATCTCGGCGTCGGTACCATCGAATTCCTCTACGAGGACGGCGAGTTCTACTTCATCGAGATGAACACGCGCATCCAGGTGGAGCATCCGGTCACCGAGAGCATCACCGACATCGACCTCGTGCTGGAGCAGATCCGCATCGCCGCCGGCGGCGAACTGCCGGCCAGGCAGAGCGAGGTCCAGATCATCGGCCACGCCATCGAGTGCCGCATCAACGCGGAGAACCCGCAGACCTTCCGTCCCTCGCCCGGCCGGATCTCGCAGTACCACCCGCCCGGCGGGCTCGGCGTGCGCATCGATTCGGCGGTCTATCAGGGCTACCAGATCCCGCCTTATTACGATTCCCTCGTCGGCAAGCTGATCGTCCACGGCAAGACCCGCGCCGAGTGCCTGATGCGCTTGCGCCGCGCGCTGGACGAGATGGTGGTCGACGGCATCGAGACCACGCTGCCGCTGTTCCGAGACCTCGTCCGCCAGGACGACATCATCAACGGCGACTACCATATCCACTGGCTGGAACAGTACCTCGCCGGTAAGACGGAACCGGCGGCGAAATAA
- a CDS encoding CHASE3 domain-containing protein → MTVDAQRRRTVMQILLLSAGFLVLVAISLASTLLINKSREDNAWVVHSVEAENQISTVLLEVRRAESAVRAYLLSGGAQYLTEYRAAAANVLPAIDHLAQVTRDNPAQVANIAKLRQAAEQRLSEFARGAEQVENNDVSNAVTALRNGTSTGAVETIAQVGRDMRAEEDRLFRERTETADRTQRLSSSVTIAGSGMVLALAFGSVLLVRQSSRARDRAETRLRDANLNLEATVDERTADLREANDEIQRFAYIVSHDLRSPLVNIMGFTSELEELGKDIFRRIGGLTGVPAGTAALDVAEIPLEGPDKQLSADFSEALGFIKSSIARMDRLISAILNLTREGRREFHPEKIDTREFVETIVSTLAHQSAEAQAEIHIEPLPGIVSDRLALEQIFSNLIDNAIKYLKNGVPGEIRIRGRTKLGYAIFEISDNGRGIDARDHQRIFDLFRRAGTQDKPGQGIGLAHVRALVRRLGGTMSVSSELNAGSTFTITLPITWNATNRNADK, encoded by the coding sequence GTGACGGTCGACGCCCAGCGCCGCCGCACGGTGATGCAAATCCTGCTGCTCTCGGCGGGATTCCTCGTGCTGGTCGCGATCAGCCTGGCCTCGACGCTGCTGATCAACAAATCCCGCGAGGACAATGCCTGGGTCGTGCACTCGGTCGAGGCCGAGAACCAGATCTCGACCGTGTTGCTCGAGGTGCGCCGGGCGGAAAGCGCCGTCCGGGCCTATCTGCTGTCCGGCGGCGCGCAATATCTCACGGAATATCGGGCGGCCGCTGCCAACGTGCTTCCCGCCATCGATCACCTCGCCCAAGTCACGCGCGACAATCCGGCCCAGGTCGCAAACATTGCCAAGCTGCGCCAGGCTGCGGAACAACGATTGTCGGAATTTGCCCGCGGCGCCGAGCAGGTCGAGAACAACGATGTCTCGAACGCCGTGACAGCCCTGCGCAACGGCACCTCGACCGGCGCGGTCGAGACCATCGCCCAGGTCGGCCGTGACATGCGGGCGGAAGAAGACCGCCTGTTCAGGGAGCGAACCGAGACCGCCGACCGGACCCAGAGGCTTTCATCGTCGGTCACCATTGCCGGCTCCGGCATGGTCCTGGCGCTCGCCTTCGGCTCGGTGCTGCTGGTGCGGCAATCCTCGCGCGCCCGCGACCGCGCCGAGACCCGCCTGCGCGACGCCAATCTCAACCTCGAGGCCACCGTCGACGAACGCACGGCAGATCTGCGCGAAGCCAACGACGAGATCCAGCGCTTTGCCTATATCGTCAGCCACGACCTGCGCTCGCCGCTGGTCAACATCATGGGCTTCACCAGCGAGCTCGAAGAATTGGGCAAGGACATCTTTCGGCGGATCGGAGGACTCACGGGCGTGCCGGCAGGCACCGCTGCGCTCGATGTCGCGGAGATTCCGCTCGAGGGCCCCGACAAGCAGCTGTCGGCGGATTTTTCCGAAGCGCTCGGCTTCATCAAATCCTCGATCGCCCGGATGGACCGGTTGATCTCGGCGATCCTCAACCTCACCCGCGAGGGCCGGCGCGAGTTCCACCCCGAGAAAATCGACACCCGCGAGTTCGTCGAAACCATCGTATCGACGCTGGCGCATCAATCGGCCGAAGCGCAGGCCGAGATCCACATCGAGCCGCTGCCCGGTATCGTCAGTGACCGCCTCGCGCTGGAGCAGATCTTCTCCAATCTGATCGATAACGCGATCAAGTATCTGAAGAACGGCGTGCCCGGCGAGATCAGAATTCGCGGGCGCACCAAGCTCGGCTACGCTATCTTCGAGATCAGCGACAACGGCCGCGGTATCGACGCCAGGGATCATCAGCGGATTTTCGACCTGTTCCGCCGTGCTGGAACCCAGGACAAGCCCGGCCAGGGCATCGGTCTTGCCCATGTACGTGCACTTGTGCGCCGCCTCGGCGGCACGATGTCGGTATCGTCGGAACTGAACGCAGGCAGCACCTTCACGATCACGCTGCCCATCACCTGGAACGCCACCAACCGGAACGCCGACAAATGA
- a CDS encoding response regulator, which yields MTQPVSIIMIEDDEGHARLIERNIRRSGVNNEIISFANGTDAMKHLFGPDGSGLVQKGNALLILLDLNLPDMTGIDILRQIKENKYLKASPVVVLTTTDDSQEIKRCYELGCNVYITKPVNYENFANAIRQLGLFFSVIQVPPAAS from the coding sequence ATGACCCAGCCTGTCAGCATCATCATGATCGAGGACGACGAAGGGCACGCCAGGCTGATCGAGCGCAACATCCGCCGCTCGGGCGTGAACAACGAAATCATCTCGTTCGCCAACGGGACCGATGCGATGAAGCATTTGTTCGGGCCTGACGGCAGCGGGCTCGTGCAGAAGGGCAACGCGCTCCTGATCCTGCTTGATCTCAACCTGCCCGACATGACCGGGATCGATATCCTCAGGCAGATCAAGGAAAACAAGTATCTCAAGGCCTCGCCCGTGGTGGTGCTGACCACGACCGACGACAGCCAGGAGATCAAGCGCTGCTACGAACTCGGCTGCAACGTCTACATCACGAAACCCGTCAATTACGAGAACTTCGCCAATGCCATCCGGCAGCTCGGCCTGTTCTTCTCGGTCATCCAGGTCCCGCCCGCCGCCTCATGA
- a CDS encoding sensor histidine kinase, with protein MTQQRTPTLLYIDDDGALARLVDRGLTRRGYKVIHAASGEEGLERIRKAGTEGGIDVVALDQYMPGLDGLDTLEQIMAIPDAPPVVFVTASQDSSIAVTALKAGAADYLVKDVKGDFIPLLHVAAEGALRQAELQRAREEAEAEIHASRDRYAALAAERELLLREVNHRVGNSLQIIASLLHLQASSAAQDEVKAALTNAMGRVAAVAQVHRRLYTSQDLKSVVLNQYLDSLLEDLRRSAEGNRMSRLTVKAEPIEIDPDRAVAVGIIVNELVMNAVKYAYPDGAGPIHVELTSQGEDLLLSITDDGVGDNVKADPRSTGMGQRIVAAMASKLDATVERDPNHSGTRIMLRFRRTPAVAGKANSAAAG; from the coding sequence ATGACCCAACAGCGCACGCCAACATTGCTCTACATCGATGACGACGGCGCACTGGCGCGCCTGGTCGACCGCGGCCTGACGCGGCGCGGCTACAAGGTCATCCATGCCGCCAGCGGCGAGGAAGGCCTCGAGCGCATCCGTAAGGCAGGGACCGAGGGCGGCATCGATGTCGTGGCGCTCGACCAGTACATGCCGGGCCTCGACGGGCTCGACACGCTCGAGCAGATCATGGCGATCCCCGACGCCCCGCCGGTGGTGTTCGTCACGGCCTCGCAGGATTCCAGCATCGCCGTCACCGCGCTCAAGGCCGGTGCGGCCGATTATCTCGTCAAGGACGTCAAGGGCGACTTCATCCCGCTGCTGCACGTCGCAGCCGAAGGCGCGCTCCGCCAGGCCGAGTTGCAGCGGGCGCGCGAGGAAGCCGAGGCCGAGATCCATGCCTCGCGCGACCGCTACGCCGCGCTTGCGGCCGAGCGCGAGCTGCTGCTGCGCGAGGTCAACCACCGCGTCGGCAATTCGCTGCAGATCATCGCTTCGCTGTTGCATCTTCAGGCGAGCTCCGCCGCGCAGGACGAGGTCAAGGCCGCGCTCACCAACGCGATGGGCCGCGTCGCCGCCGTCGCCCAGGTGCACCGTCGCCTCTACACCTCGCAGGACCTCAAGAGCGTGGTGCTGAACCAGTATCTGGATTCCCTGCTCGAGGATCTCCGCCGCTCCGCCGAAGGCAACCGGATGTCGCGCCTGACGGTGAAGGCCGAGCCGATCGAGATCGACCCGGACCGCGCCGTCGCCGTCGGCATCATCGTCAACGAGCTGGTGATGAACGCGGTGAAATACGCCTATCCCGATGGCGCCGGTCCCATTCACGTCGAGCTGACCTCGCAGGGCGAGGATCTCTTGCTGTCGATCACCGATGACGGCGTCGGCGACAACGTCAAGGCCGATCCGCGCTCCACCGGCATGGGCCAGCGCATCGTCGCCGCCATGGCCTCCAAGCTCGATGCCACCGTCGAGCGCGATCCCAACCATTCCGGAACCCGCATCATGCTGCGGTTCCGCCGCACCCCCGCCGTAGCAGGCAAGGCGAACAGCGCCGCAGCAGGCTGA
- the aat gene encoding leucyl/phenylalanyl-tRNA--protein transferase translates to MTSRDSASSEITPAVLLRAYACGIFPMAESADDPTLFWVEPEMRGVIPLDGFRVASRLARTVRSDVFRVTVNTAFKATIAGCAAPQAGREDTWINKRIRDLYGGLFELGHCHSVEAWQGDDLVGGLYGVSLGRAFFGESMFHTARDASKVALVHLVARLIHGGFELLDTQYVTEHLKSFGAAEISRRRYTALLDKALAGEPGDFLRLSRGDAVPGARALEIIASRQ, encoded by the coding sequence ATGACTTCGCGCGACTCCGCCTCGTCTGAAATCACGCCGGCCGTGCTCCTGCGCGCCTATGCGTGCGGCATCTTTCCGATGGCCGAAAGCGCGGACGACCCGACCCTGTTCTGGGTCGAGCCGGAAATGCGCGGCGTGATTCCGCTCGACGGCTTTCGCGTCGCCTCGCGCCTTGCACGCACCGTGCGCTCGGATGTGTTTCGCGTCACCGTCAACACCGCGTTCAAGGCGACCATCGCGGGCTGCGCCGCGCCGCAGGCCGGGCGCGAGGACACCTGGATCAACAAGCGCATCCGCGATCTCTACGGCGGCCTCTTCGAGCTCGGCCATTGCCACAGCGTCGAGGCCTGGCAGGGCGACGACCTCGTCGGCGGCCTCTATGGCGTGAGCCTGGGGCGGGCCTTCTTCGGCGAGAGCATGTTTCACACTGCACGCGATGCCTCCAAGGTCGCGCTGGTGCATCTGGTCGCGCGTCTCATCCATGGCGGCTTCGAGCTGCTCGACACGCAATACGTCACCGAGCATCTGAAGAGTTTCGGCGCGGCCGAGATCTCGCGGCGGCGCTATACCGCGCTGCTGGACAAAGCGCTCGCCGGCGAGCCCGGCGATTTCCTGCGGCTGTCGCGCGGCGACGCCGTCCCAGGGGCGCGCGCGCTCGAGATCATCGCCTCGCGACAATAA
- a CDS encoding DUF2155 domain-containing protein, which translates to MSNKPDSLLKPREMLKTFTLTGLAALLAATALTVATPAQAQIGTIFSDPPPLRPPGSIPRGGQPMPQPTPDDDEEVPELPPQGRVLPSRPMPPPGRQGNAMPGPVESQPLAPPPGTTVAPQNQAPVAIAPPGAVPGQRQPQQKGGTQQGAVPQAPASLQPGDEVVTEPPAQKIVNKKATFSGLDKITGRIINFDEEIGETVQFGALRVKTDACYTRPATEAANTDAFVEVDEITLQGEVKRIFSGWMFAASPGLHGVEHPIYDIWLTDCKEPQQTIATAAPDPATKPAAPPPPPAQKRAAPKQAVQQRPPQPLPPQPAPPPPPPPEQRPGLFGIPGFGR; encoded by the coding sequence ATGTCCAACAAGCCCGATTCGCTGTTGAAGCCGCGCGAGATGTTGAAAACCTTTACCCTGACGGGCCTTGCGGCGCTGCTGGCTGCCACCGCGCTGACGGTTGCAACGCCTGCGCAGGCGCAGATCGGCACGATCTTCTCCGATCCGCCGCCGCTCCGGCCGCCGGGCAGCATCCCCCGTGGCGGTCAGCCGATGCCGCAGCCGACCCCCGACGACGACGAAGAGGTGCCCGAGCTGCCGCCGCAGGGTCGCGTGCTGCCGTCGCGCCCGATGCCGCCGCCGGGCCGGCAAGGCAATGCGATGCCGGGACCGGTCGAGAGCCAGCCGCTGGCCCCCCCGCCGGGTACCACCGTCGCGCCGCAGAACCAGGCGCCCGTCGCGATTGCACCGCCGGGAGCTGTTCCCGGCCAGCGCCAGCCCCAGCAAAAGGGCGGGACGCAACAGGGTGCCGTGCCGCAGGCCCCGGCCAGCCTCCAGCCGGGCGACGAGGTCGTGACCGAGCCGCCGGCCCAGAAGATCGTGAACAAGAAGGCGACCTTCTCGGGCCTCGACAAGATCACCGGGCGCATCATCAATTTCGACGAGGAAATCGGCGAGACCGTGCAGTTCGGCGCGCTGCGCGTGAAGACCGATGCGTGCTACACGCGGCCCGCCACCGAAGCCGCCAACACCGACGCCTTCGTCGAGGTCGACGAGATCACCTTGCAGGGTGAGGTGAAGCGGATCTTTTCCGGCTGGATGTTCGCCGCGAGCCCCGGCCTGCACGGCGTCGAGCATCCGATCTACGATATCTGGCTGACCGACTGCAAAGAGCCGCAGCAGACCATTGCGACCGCGGCACCCGATCCCGCGACCAAGCCGGCTGCGCCCCCGCCGCCTCCAGCGCAGAAGAGGGCTGCGCCCAAGCAGGCTGTGCAGCAGCGTCCGCCGCAGCCTCTGCCGCCGCAGCCGGCGCCCCCGCCACCTCCGCCGCCGGAGCAGCGGCCGGGCCTGTTCGGTATTCCGGGTTTTGGGCGCTAG